One genomic window of Salvia miltiorrhiza cultivar Shanhuang (shh) chromosome 4, IMPLAD_Smil_shh, whole genome shotgun sequence includes the following:
- the LOC131023377 gene encoding uncharacterized protein LOC131023377, which produces MDRNTFGRLCQVLRQLGGLSDGRHVRVEEQVAMFVSVLAHHKKNRVIGFDFWRSGQTISRYVQKVLTALLRLHTLLLVKPEAVSENSTDPRWKWFEGCLGALDGTYISVMVPNADKPRYRTRKGLISTNTLVACDRNLKFSYVLPGWEGSAADSRILRDAINRLHGLKVPKGNYNLCDNGYANSEGFLAPYKGVRYHLKEWGPTSARPQNAEELFNMRHTKARNCIERAFWIMKMRWGILRSNTFYPVKIQNRLIMACFLLNNFIRSEMVNDPIEEMFDNLAVNDVEADELHEQCIDTVEVSNEWNAKRDAIAQAMWQSFYLGA; this is translated from the exons ATGGACCGCAACACGTTCGGCCGGCTGTGTCAGGTGTTAAGGCAATTAGGAGGACTGAGTGATGGTAGACACGTAAGAGTAGAAGAGCAAGTAGCAATGTTCGTGTCTGTGCTTGCCCATCACAAAAAGAATAGGGTTATTGGCTTCGACTTTTGGAGATCCGGGCAGACTATTTCAAGGTATGTTCAGAAGGTCCTAACTGCATTATTGAGGCTTCACACGTTGCTATTGGTGAAACCTGAGGCTGTATCCGAGAACTCCACGGATCCAAGATGGAAATGGTTCGAG GGTTGTTTAGGTGCGCTAGATGGCACCTACATATCCGTGATGGTACCTAATGCCGATAAGCCACGGTATAGGACGCGGAAGGGATTAATCTCGACGAACACATTAGTTGCTTGTGATCGGAATCTAAAGTTCTCATATGTACTCCCGGGGTGGGAGGGATCCGCAGCTGATTCACGGATCTTGCGCGACGCCATTAATAGGTTGCATGGATTGAAGGTGCCAAAGG GAAATTATAATTTGTGCGATAATGGGTACGCCAATAGCGAGGGATTTTTGGCGCCTTACAAGGGAGTAAGGTATCATCTAAAAGAGTGGGGACCTACATCTGCCAGGCCACAGAACGCCGAGGAATTGTTCAACATGCGGCATACAAAGGCTAGGAATTGTATCGAGCGTGCGTTTTGGATTATGAAGATGCGTTGGGGAATACTCCGGAGCAACACATTCTATCCCGTGAAGATCCAGAATCGACTTATCATGGCATGTTTCTTGTTGAACAATTTCATTAGATCTGAGATGGTCAATGATCCCATCGAAGAAATGTTTGACAACCTTGCTGTCAACGATGTGGAGGCAGACGAACTGCACGAACAGTGCATTGACACTGTCGAGGTTTCAAACGAGTGGAATGCTAAGAGGGATGCCATTGCACAGGCCATGTGGCAGAGCTTCTACCTAGGGGCATAA